The following coding sequences are from one Salvia hispanica cultivar TCC Black 2014 chromosome 3, UniMelb_Shisp_WGS_1.0, whole genome shotgun sequence window:
- the LOC125213960 gene encoding kinesin-like protein KIN-7F produces MGAMGGDDLIDWEKMQGVGNGTEEKILVLVRLRPLNEKEIAQNDVADWECINSTTILYRNSLQERSGLPTAYSFDRVFRGDCKTREVYDEEIKDIALSVVGGINSTIFAYGQTSSGKTYTMNGITEYTVADIYEYMKTHDERAFALKFSAMEIYNEVVRDLLSSDNNQLRLLDDPEKGMIIEKLTEETLRDWNHLKELLSICEAQRQIGETSLNEKSSRSHQILRLTIESSAREFIGKSNSTTLAASVNFVDLAGSERAAQAQSVGQRLKEGCHINRSLLTLGTVIRKLSKGRHGHVNYRDSKLTRILQPALGGNARTAIICTLNPSRSHVEQSRNTLLFASCAKEVSTNAKVNVVMSDKALVKHLQKEVARLESELKAPGSTCDHGPLLRKKDMHIEKLEKEMRELKKQRDLAHSRIDDLLRAIESEKSSSKANSIQSVNGAVKRNGSLDILRSQSSQVSYSSDDASDPSQITEEPMLATAEEFDEVSTDIRCIEVDESAKDGTCTSSRHSTSESEESTPLSSEPQLSPVSSAPLSGTDNVYSHVALEQNIQGSLFNPHSDETSPSASTSTTASGGLLLTRSRSCRANMITAPLDIGSDEQNESTPPTMLEKDFTGRPEGAFQRKQWKLPPVIYGTNSARLTGHDFQSTDYSSFIHETKNEDGDEDIPTLGSFVAGLREMAKLQFENQTADQVQLKDATDGNNTCDVALDPMNDWAIKFEMLQKSIIELWQACNVSLIHRTYFILLIKEDMTDSIYMEVEHRRLSFLKETFSRGNFAVQDGHTLTLASSKKALRREREMLSRRMSKAFTEDERNRIYEEWGIDINSKRRRLRLVQLLWRDTKDMNHIRKSGEVVAKLIGFSVHGQGMKEMLGLSFMPPQRMMSRRSLRWINS; encoded by the exons ATGGGAGCTATGGGAGGCGACGACTTGATTGATTGGGAGAAGATGCAAGGGGTGGGAAATGGGACAGAAGAGAAGATTTTGGTGTTGGTGAGATTAAGGCCATTGAATGAGAAGGAGATTGCTCAGAATGACGTTGCTGATTGGGAATGCATCAACTCGACCACCATTTTGTACCGGAACAGCCTCCAGGAGAGGTCAGGACTCCCGACAGCTTATTCATTTG ACAGAGTATTTAGGGGTGACTGCAAAACAAGAGAAGTTTATGATGAAGAGATAAAGGATATTGCACTTTCTGTTGTTGGTGGAATCAACT CTACTATTTTTGCATATGGCCAAACAAGCAGTGGAAAGACCTACACTATGAATGGTATTACTGAGTATACAGTTGCtgatatttatgaatatatgaaGACG CATGATGAAAGGGCATTTGCTTTGAAGTTTTCTGCAATGGAGATCTATAATGAAGTTGTTAGAGACCTCCTTAGCTCAGATAATAATCAACTGCGGCTACTTGATGATCCAGAA AAAGGAATGATTATAGAGAAACTCACAGAAGAAACTTTGAGGGACTGGAATCACCTCAAGGAGTTGTTGTCCATCTGTGAAG CTCAAAGACAAATTGGGGAGACCTCATTGAATGAGAAAAGCTCAAGGTCCCATCAAATCCTTAGATTG ACGATTGAAAGTTCTGCTCGTGAATTTATTGGGAAGAGCAACTCAACCACCCTTGCTGCCAGTGTG AATTTTGTTGATCTAGCAGGAAGCGAGCGGGCAGCTCAAGCACAATCAGTAGGGCAAAGACTCAAAGAGGGCTGCCATATAAACCGTAGTTTATTAACTCTGGGGACAGTCATTCGCAAACTCAG CAAAGGAAGACATGGGCATGTCAATTACAGAGACTCGAAGCTTACTCGCATACTGCAGCCTGCCTTAGGAGGCAATGCAAGAACCGCAATCATATGCACCTTAAACCCTTCTAGAAGCCATGTTGAGCAATCAAGAAACACACTTTTATTTGCAAGCTGTGCAAAGGAAGTATCTACGAATGCTAAGGTCAATGTTGTGATGTCTGACAAGGCATTAGTAAAACATCTGCAGAAAGAGGTTGCCAGGTTGGAAAGCGAATTAAAAGCTCCAGGATCAACATGTGACCATGGACCATTGTTGAGAAAGAAAGATATGCACATTGAAAAG TTGGAGAAAGAGATGAGGGAGCTGAAGAAGCAACGAGATCTTGCTCATTCTCGGATTGATGATCTACTAAGAGCCATtgaaagtgaaaaaagttCTTCGAAAGCCAACAGTATTCAGTCTGTTAATGGAGCGGTTAAGCGCAATGGATCTTTGGATATTCTGCGCTCACAAAGCAGCCAGGTTTCTTATTCATCTGATGATGCATCTGATCCAAGCCAAATAACGGAAGAACCTATGTTGGCAACCGCAGAAGAATTTGATGAAGTCTCTACAGACATTCGCTGTATAGAGGTAGATGAATCTGCCAAAGATGGAACCTGCACTTCTTCTCGCCATTCAACAAGTGAGAGTGAAGAAAGCACGCCATTATCATCTGAACCACAGTTGTCGCCAGTTTCTTCAGCACCTCTTAGTGGCACAGATAACGTTTACTCTCATGTTGCGTTGGAGCAAAACATTCAAGGCTCATTGTTTAACCCTCACTCCGATGAAACATCTCCGAGCGCCTCAACTAGTACGACTGCTTCAGGAGGCTTACTACTGACAAGAAGCCGAAGTTGCCGAGCTAATATGATTACTGCACCACTTGACATAGGGAGTGATGAACAAAATGAAAGCACACCTCCAACTATGTTGGAAAAGGACTTCACTGGAAGACCGGAAGGTGCCTTTCAGAGGAAGCAATGGAAACTTCCTCCTGTAATATACGGCACTAATAGTGCCAGACTGACAGGACACGATTTTCAATCTACTGACTATAGTTCCTTCATACATGAGACTAAGAATGAAGATGGGGATGAGGATATACCGACTCTTGGCTCTTTTGTCGCAGGACTCAGGGAAATGGCAAAGCTTCAGTTCGAAAATCAAACTGCAGATCAG GTCCAACTGAAAGATGCAACAGATGGAAATAATACATGTGATGTTGCTTTGGATCCAATGAATGATTGGGCCATAAAGTTTGAGATGTTGCAGAAGTCGATAATCGAACTTTGGCAAGCTTGCAATGTATCACTGATACACAGGACATACTTCATCCTCCTTATTAAGGAAGATATGACAGATTCCATTTATATGGAGGTCGAGCATCGGAGATTATCCTTTCTCAAGGAAACATTCTCTAGGGGTAATTTTGCTGTTCAAGATGGCCACACTCTTACACTGGCATCGAG CAAGAAAGCTCTTCGCCGCGAGAGGGAGATGCTAAGCAGGCGTATGTCTAAAGCATTCACAGAAGATGAAAGAAACAGAATCTACGAGGAATGGGGTATCGACATCAACTCAAAACGAAGAAGGCTGCGACTTGTCCAGCTTCTATGGAGAGACACCAAAGACATGAATCACATTAGGAAGAGCGGTGAAGTTGTTGCTAAGCTCATCGGCTTCTCCGTGCACGGGCAAGGCATGAAGGAGATGCTCGGCCTCAGCTTCATGCCGCCTCAGCGGATGATGAGTCGACGTTCCCTTAGGTGGATAAACAGTTGA